The following proteins come from a genomic window of Flavobacterium crocinum:
- a CDS encoding malectin domain-containing carbohydrate-binding protein has translation MNRIVFFIFCFFSSLCFVWSQSKDSGKFRKEISLNSSWETVILENLPAQEERFVDHPETDSNWQKVSVPHNWDQYYGFRRTKHGNLHGTAWYKKTLKLDKKDSSKQHFLYFEGVSSYATVWVNGKKVGEHKGGRTTFTLDISKAVSFDKENIIVVKAAHPSFIADLPWVCGGCSGEWGFSEGSQPMGIFRPVTLVITNDVRIQPFGVHIWNDKSVSKQKAILHTTTEIKNYSTSERKLTIENILLDASGKKVAINKSDNKINSGETKEIALTLPEIVNPKLWSPSNPYLYKLVTSICENGKIIDQLTTPYGIRWVSWPVSRDGKDNRFFINDEPVFINGICEYEHLIGKSHSFSDEMIHSRIEQIKAGGFNAFREAHQPHNLLYQKELDENGILFWSQFSAHIWYDTPEFKENFKTLLREWIKERRNSPSVVMWGLQNESTIPKEFAEECTQIIREMDPLSASQRIVTTCNGGEGTDWNVVQNWSGTYGGDPLKYHLEMTTQLLNGEYGAWRSADLHTEGEFDQKGTLSENRFSQLMEIKVREAESVKDKIAGQFNWLFASHENPGRVQNGEGFRDIDKVGPVNYKGLFTIWGEPLDAFYMYRANYVSNKTNPMVYIVSHTWPSRWEKPGFQNGIDIYSNCDEVELFNDVNKASLGKLKNPGIGQHFQFNNVDIKYNVLYAVGYVNGKAIAKDYIILNNLPKAPNFDALTTNKVDITKAKSGYNYIYRVNCGGSELTDSAGNTWLTDTHKNGQNTWGSLSWTDNFEKLPDIFASQRTTFDPINGTKDPQLFQSFRYGVDKLRYEFPAPNGEYLVELYFTEPWYGTGGGLDCKGWRLFDAAINDNVVLKDFDIWAEAGHDNALKKTFKVKSKNGKIVISFPNVKASQAIISAIAIATKDIHARPASESSKNIQNLVLDSYDKTNRIASWLDINSKQYSDSDIVFTELPSEVFGADYLQFSSHSKNKGSFNAKEESTIYILVDDKIKILKGLSDYKKIEEKAKNSNGISFDVFTKKVKKDEKVLFDNSETINTIAVVPTYDMGEKDDSRPVVIIEAEKTKTTGTGIEKGNFKKADYIEFTKKTNNSIEFEVKPGVAGIYLMRFRFMNRNETPMKVKFKMEDAYGILMRNDTIEFPSSTEKWKILNTTSGGYINAGTYKITLEGDDLKGLMLDNFEFQ, from the coding sequence ATGAATAGAATAGTTTTTTTTATTTTTTGTTTTTTTTCAAGTCTTTGCTTTGTTTGGAGTCAGAGCAAAGATTCAGGGAAGTTTCGTAAAGAAATTTCGCTGAATTCGTCTTGGGAAACCGTAATCTTGGAAAATCTTCCAGCACAGGAAGAGAGGTTTGTAGACCATCCAGAAACTGATTCCAATTGGCAGAAGGTTAGTGTGCCTCACAATTGGGATCAGTATTATGGTTTCAGAAGAACAAAACATGGAAATTTACACGGTACTGCCTGGTACAAAAAAACGCTGAAACTCGATAAAAAAGACAGTTCCAAACAGCATTTTCTTTATTTCGAAGGCGTAAGTTCGTATGCAACGGTTTGGGTGAATGGTAAAAAAGTAGGCGAACACAAAGGCGGAAGAACTACTTTCACCTTAGACATTTCCAAAGCGGTTTCTTTCGACAAAGAAAATATCATTGTAGTTAAAGCAGCGCATCCCTCTTTTATTGCCGATTTGCCTTGGGTTTGCGGCGGCTGTTCAGGAGAATGGGGGTTTTCAGAAGGCTCTCAGCCAATGGGAATTTTCAGGCCTGTTACTTTAGTTATTACAAACGATGTTAGAATTCAGCCTTTCGGTGTTCATATCTGGAACGATAAATCGGTTTCTAAACAAAAAGCAATTCTTCATACCACTACAGAAATCAAGAATTACAGCACTTCAGAACGAAAATTGACTATCGAAAATATTCTTTTGGATGCTTCGGGAAAGAAAGTTGCTATCAATAAAAGCGATAACAAAATTAATTCGGGAGAAACAAAGGAAATAGCACTGACACTTCCAGAGATTGTAAACCCAAAATTATGGTCGCCATCCAATCCGTACTTGTATAAATTGGTGACTTCAATTTGTGAAAATGGAAAAATAATCGATCAATTAACAACGCCTTACGGAATTCGCTGGGTAAGTTGGCCAGTTAGCCGTGACGGAAAAGACAATCGTTTTTTTATTAATGATGAACCTGTTTTTATAAACGGAATTTGCGAATACGAACATTTGATTGGAAAAAGTCATTCGTTTTCAGACGAAATGATTCATTCCCGAATAGAACAAATCAAAGCAGGCGGATTTAATGCTTTTAGAGAAGCACATCAGCCTCATAATTTATTATACCAAAAAGAGTTAGACGAAAACGGAATTCTGTTTTGGAGTCAGTTTTCGGCACATATTTGGTACGATACACCTGAGTTTAAAGAAAACTTCAAAACTCTTTTACGAGAATGGATTAAAGAACGCAGAAACAGTCCATCTGTAGTGATGTGGGGATTGCAGAATGAAAGTACCATTCCAAAGGAATTTGCTGAAGAATGCACGCAGATTATCCGCGAAATGGATCCGTTATCAGCTTCACAGCGCATCGTAACAACTTGTAACGGTGGAGAAGGAACCGATTGGAATGTCGTTCAAAACTGGTCGGGAACTTATGGTGGAGATCCGTTAAAATACCATCTGGAAATGACTACTCAATTATTAAATGGAGAATACGGCGCATGGCGTTCAGCCGATTTACATACAGAAGGAGAATTTGACCAAAAAGGAACTTTAAGCGAGAATCGTTTTTCTCAATTAATGGAAATTAAAGTCAGAGAAGCCGAATCGGTAAAAGACAAAATTGCGGGACAATTCAACTGGCTTTTTGCTTCGCACGAAAATCCGGGACGAGTTCAAAACGGAGAAGGTTTTAGAGACATTGACAAAGTCGGTCCAGTAAATTACAAAGGACTTTTTACCATTTGGGGCGAACCTTTGGATGCATTTTATATGTATCGAGCGAATTATGTTTCGAACAAAACCAATCCGATGGTGTATATCGTTTCGCATACCTGGCCAAGCCGTTGGGAAAAACCGGGATTCCAAAACGGAATCGATATTTATTCGAATTGTGATGAAGTAGAATTGTTTAATGATGTCAATAAAGCTTCACTTGGAAAACTAAAAAATCCGGGAATCGGACAGCATTTTCAGTTTAATAATGTTGACATTAAATACAATGTTTTATATGCCGTTGGGTATGTAAACGGAAAAGCGATTGCCAAAGATTATATCATTTTAAATAATCTGCCAAAAGCGCCAAATTTCGATGCTTTAACAACCAATAAAGTTGATATTACAAAAGCCAAAAGTGGCTATAATTATATTTACAGAGTAAATTGCGGAGGTTCTGAATTGACAGATTCTGCTGGAAATACTTGGTTAACGGATACTCATAAGAACGGACAAAATACTTGGGGTTCTTTATCTTGGACAGATAATTTTGAAAAACTTCCAGACATTTTTGCCAGTCAGAGAACCACTTTCGATCCAATAAACGGTACAAAAGATCCACAGTTATTTCAAAGTTTCAGATACGGAGTTGATAAACTGCGTTACGAATTTCCTGCACCAAACGGAGAATATTTAGTCGAATTATATTTCACAGAACCTTGGTACGGAACTGGCGGAGGGTTAGACTGTAAAGGCTGGCGTTTGTTTGACGCAGCCATCAACGATAATGTTGTTTTAAAAGATTTCGATATTTGGGCAGAAGCTGGACATGATAACGCTTTGAAGAAAACATTCAAAGTAAAAAGCAAAAATGGAAAAATTGTGATTTCGTTCCCGAATGTAAAAGCTTCGCAGGCAATTATTTCTGCGATTGCGATTGCGACAAAAGATATTCATGCAAGACCTGCGTCAGAATCTTCAAAAAATATTCAGAATTTGGTTTTAGATTCTTATGATAAAACCAACAGAATAGCTTCATGGCTGGATATTAATTCAAAACAATATTCAGATTCTGATATTGTTTTTACTGAATTGCCTTCGGAAGTTTTTGGAGCAGATTATTTGCAGTTTTCATCTCATTCTAAAAATAAAGGTTCGTTTAATGCTAAAGAAGAATCGACTATTTATATTTTAGTTGATGATAAAATAAAGATATTAAAAGGGCTTTCAGATTATAAAAAAATAGAAGAAAAAGCGAAGAACAGCAACGGAATTTCATTTGATGTTTTCACTAAAAAAGTAAAGAAAGACGAGAAAGTTCTTTTTGATAATTCAGAAACTATAAACACAATTGCAGTAGTTCCAACTTACGATATGGGTGAAAAAGACGATTCTAGACCAGTTGTAATTATCGAAGCCGAAAAGACAAAAACAACGGGAACTGGAATTGAAAAAGGAAATTTCAAAAAAGCCGATTATATTGAATTCACTAAAAAGACCAATAACAGTATCGAGTTTGAAGTAAAACCCGGGGTTGCCGGAATTTATTTAATGCGTTTCCGTTTTATGAACCGAAATGAAACTCCGATGAAAGTGAAATTCAAAATGGAAGATGCCTACGGAATCTTAATGCGAAATGATACGATTGAGTTTCCTTCTTCAACAGAAAAATGGAAGATTTTAAATACGACTTCTGGAGGTTACATTAATGCAGGAACTTATAAAATTACGTTGGAAGGTGATGATTTGAAGGGACTAATGTTAGATAACTTCGAATTTCAGTAA
- a CDS encoding sugar-binding domain-containing protein translates to MIKHKNIFQKITIALLFSVSIFAQKQARIVEDFNKNWNFKLGDYPEAINANFNASDWRTLQLPHDWSIEGAFDKDAKTKQAQGFLPAGKGWYRKAFTIPANWKNKTISIEFDGVFKNSEVFINGKSLGVRPNGYISFGYDLTQYLNFGKSNTIAVKVDNDAQPNSRWYTGSGIYRNVRLVANEKLHVGKWGTFVTTPEVSAEKSKIRVEVTIDNDNASAKEFKLVTSIVNAENVEVANFTSTEKIGVKTSEKKIHDLVLNQPKLWSTENPYLYKVITKVYEKSKLVDNYETPLGFRFFNFDSEKGFSLNGVPTKIYGVCLHHDNGALGAVENIHAVRRKLTLMKEMGANAIRMSHNPHSLEMMQLCDEMGFIVQDEAFDVWKKKKVTNDYHKDWDEWHKQDLEDFIKRDRNHPSVMMWSIGNEIREQFDSTGIAITRELAKIVKSLDTTRPVTSALTENVIEKNFIYQSGALDLLGFNYKHEDYKDFPTKFKGQKILASESVSALETRGHYDQSDVIKAWPTKHGAPFDGNADWTVSAYDQVKSYWGATHEENWKTIKSQDFMAGTFIWTGFDYIGEPDPYPYPARSSYFGIVDLAGLPKDVYYMYQSEWSKKTVLHILPHWNWKKEQEINVWAYYNNADEVELFLNGKSLGKKSKQNNDLHIEWKVKFEPGTLKAVSRKDGKVVLEKEIRTAGEASKIDLKVDKTAIKNDTYDLVYVTVSMLDKEGNLVPNAMDLINFEVTGGGKLVGVDNGYQANLESFKANSCKLFNGKCVVIIQSNGKKENIQLKATAGNGIPVSSVVIKVN, encoded by the coding sequence ATGATTAAGCATAAAAACATATTTCAAAAAATTACAATTGCCTTATTGTTTTCAGTATCAATTTTTGCACAAAAACAAGCCAGAATTGTAGAAGATTTCAATAAAAACTGGAACTTCAAATTAGGAGATTATCCCGAAGCAATAAATGCCAATTTCAATGCATCAGATTGGAGAACACTTCAATTACCGCACGATTGGAGTATTGAAGGCGCTTTTGATAAAGATGCTAAAACCAAGCAAGCACAAGGATTTTTACCAGCGGGAAAAGGTTGGTATCGCAAAGCGTTTACTATTCCTGCAAATTGGAAAAACAAAACCATTTCAATTGAATTTGACGGTGTTTTTAAGAACAGTGAAGTTTTCATTAATGGAAAATCATTGGGAGTTCGCCCAAATGGTTATATTTCTTTTGGTTATGATTTAACGCAGTATTTGAACTTTGGAAAATCAAATACGATTGCTGTTAAAGTCGATAATGATGCACAGCCGAATTCGAGATGGTACACAGGTTCTGGGATTTACAGAAATGTGAGATTGGTTGCTAATGAAAAACTACACGTTGGAAAATGGGGAACTTTCGTAACTACGCCAGAAGTTTCAGCAGAAAAATCAAAAATACGTGTAGAAGTTACGATTGATAATGATAATGCTTCCGCTAAAGAATTTAAACTGGTTACTTCGATTGTAAATGCAGAAAATGTTGAAGTTGCTAATTTCACTTCAACAGAGAAAATCGGAGTTAAAACCTCTGAGAAAAAGATTCATGATCTGGTTTTGAATCAGCCGAAATTATGGAGTACAGAGAATCCGTATTTGTATAAAGTTATTACCAAAGTTTACGAGAAATCGAAATTGGTTGATAATTATGAAACGCCTCTAGGATTTAGATTTTTCAATTTCGATTCAGAGAAAGGATTTTCTTTAAATGGTGTTCCGACTAAAATTTACGGCGTTTGTCTGCATCACGATAATGGCGCTTTGGGAGCAGTTGAAAATATTCATGCGGTTAGAAGAAAACTGACTCTGATGAAAGAAATGGGAGCAAACGCTATTAGAATGTCTCATAATCCACATTCTTTGGAAATGATGCAATTATGTGACGAAATGGGATTTATCGTTCAGGACGAAGCTTTTGATGTTTGGAAGAAGAAAAAAGTAACCAACGATTACCACAAAGATTGGGACGAATGGCACAAACAGGATTTAGAAGATTTTATCAAAAGAGACCGTAATCATCCATCGGTTATGATGTGGAGTATCGGAAACGAAATCAGAGAACAGTTTGATTCGACAGGAATTGCGATTACAAGAGAGTTAGCAAAAATTGTAAAATCACTAGATACAACTCGTCCCGTAACTTCGGCTTTGACCGAAAATGTAATTGAGAAGAACTTCATTTATCAATCTGGAGCTTTGGATCTTTTGGGATTCAATTATAAACATGAAGATTACAAAGATTTTCCAACAAAATTTAAAGGACAAAAAATATTAGCCTCAGAAAGTGTTTCTGCTTTAGAAACGCGTGGACATTACGATCAATCGGATGTTATTAAAGCGTGGCCAACCAAACACGGCGCTCCGTTTGACGGAAATGCAGATTGGACGGTTTCGGCTTATGATCAGGTAAAATCGTATTGGGGTGCAACGCACGAAGAAAACTGGAAAACCATTAAAAGTCAGGATTTCATGGCGGGAACTTTTATCTGGACGGGATTTGATTATATAGGCGAACCTGATCCGTATCCGTATCCTGCGAGAAGTTCGTATTTCGGAATTGTCGATTTAGCCGGACTTCCAAAAGATGTATATTATATGTACCAAAGCGAATGGTCGAAGAAAACAGTTCTGCATATTTTACCACATTGGAACTGGAAAAAAGAGCAGGAAATAAACGTTTGGGCATATTACAATAATGCTGATGAAGTAGAATTATTTTTGAATGGAAAATCGCTTGGCAAAAAATCAAAACAAAATAATGATCTGCATATTGAATGGAAAGTGAAGTTTGAACCTGGAACTTTAAAAGCCGTTTCCAGAAAAGATGGAAAAGTGGTTTTAGAAAAGGAAATTCGCACCGCTGGCGAAGCTTCTAAAATTGATTTAAAAGTTGATAAAACTGCAATTAAAAATGATACTTATGATTTGGTTTACGTAACGGTTTCAATGCTTGACAAGGAGGGAAACTTAGTGCCAAACGCAATGGATTTAATTAATTTTGAAGTGACTGGTGGAGGAAAATTAGTTGGAGTTGATAATGGTTATCAAGCCAATTTGGAGTCGTTTAAAGCAAATTCCTGCAAATTATTTAATGGGAAATGTGTAGTGATTATTCAGTCGAACGGAAAGAAAGAGAATATTCAGTTGAAGGCGACGGCAGGAAATGGAATTCCAGTTTCTTCAGTTGTGATTAAAGTGAATTAA
- a CDS encoding ribulose-bisphosphate carboxylase large subunit family protein: MERVFAEYLIETPYDVEQASAVLAGEQSSGTFVSVPGETEELKKRFAARVEDIQLLDLADEPSIPGGSIPGKKYQKARVKVSWSIENFGYNLPVLISTLQGNLYEITQFTGLKLMDFEVPDSFQIHFKGPKFGIQGSKLSCGVTDRPMIGTIIKPSIGMSVEETAALVKSLIDAGIDFIKDDELMGSASNSPFDERVKAIMKIIRDNEQKTGRKVMYAFNISDEIDEMQRKYDLIKKEEGSCAMISINSVGLSGTKKICDQGELVIHGHRNGWGMLNRHPLLGIEFPAYQKIQRLAGVDQLHVNGIQNKFWESDDSVVTSIKSCLKPFLGGYEILPVVSSGQWGGQAVETYRRTQTTDLLYMAGGGILAHPMGPKAGVNALQQAWTGAVDGLSVEETALKYPEFAESVKKFSK, from the coding sequence ATGGAAAGAGTTTTTGCAGAATATCTTATTGAAACCCCTTATGATGTAGAACAGGCTTCGGCGGTTTTGGCAGGCGAACAGTCTTCAGGAACTTTTGTGTCAGTTCCGGGCGAAACCGAAGAATTGAAAAAACGTTTTGCAGCAAGGGTAGAGGATATTCAGTTATTGGATTTGGCAGACGAACCATCCATTCCAGGTGGCAGTATTCCTGGGAAAAAATATCAAAAAGCAAGAGTAAAAGTAAGCTGGTCGATAGAAAATTTTGGCTATAATCTGCCGGTTTTAATCAGCACTTTACAAGGAAATCTATACGAAATCACACAATTTACGGGGTTAAAACTAATGGATTTTGAAGTGCCGGATTCTTTCCAAATTCATTTCAAAGGACCAAAATTCGGAATCCAAGGTTCTAAATTATCTTGTGGCGTAACCGACAGACCGATGATTGGAACGATTATAAAACCAAGCATCGGAATGAGCGTGGAGGAAACTGCGGCTTTGGTAAAATCACTGATTGATGCAGGAATCGATTTTATCAAAGATGACGAATTGATGGGATCAGCTTCCAATTCGCCTTTTGACGAAAGGGTAAAAGCGATTATGAAAATCATTCGGGACAACGAACAAAAAACAGGTAGAAAAGTAATGTATGCCTTCAATATCAGCGATGAAATTGACGAAATGCAACGAAAATACGATTTGATTAAAAAGGAAGAAGGGAGCTGTGCGATGATCAGCATCAATAGTGTCGGCTTGTCGGGAACAAAAAAAATCTGCGATCAGGGCGAACTCGTAATTCACGGACACAGAAATGGCTGGGGAATGCTGAACCGACATCCTTTGTTGGGAATTGAATTTCCGGCGTATCAAAAAATCCAGCGTCTGGCAGGAGTCGATCAACTGCACGTCAATGGCATCCAGAATAAATTTTGGGAATCGGATGATTCGGTAGTGACCTCGATAAAATCCTGTTTGAAACCGTTTTTAGGCGGATACGAAATCTTGCCGGTAGTGTCTTCGGGACAATGGGGCGGACAAGCGGTAGAAACTTACCGAAGAACCCAAACCACCGATTTGCTGTATATGGCAGGCGGCGGAATTTTAGCACATCCAATGGGGCCAAAAGCAGGAGTAAACGCATTACAGCAGGCTTGGACAGGAGCTGTTGACGGTTTGTCTGTGGAAGAAACCGCTTTGAAATATCCTGAATTTGCCGAATCGGTTAAGAAATTTTCTAAGTAA
- a CDS encoding sugar phosphate isomerase/epimerase family protein translates to MKFKRNLIVALFVVLSITFNSCATAQSSNKKQKYKVAVCDWMILKRQKLGSFALAAEIKADGIELDMGGLGNRPTFDSKLGDPVERQKFLDKSKETGVGISSIAMSGFYAQSFATREITPMITDCIQAMKNMKVKVAYLPLGTQTDLVKNPELRPEVIKRLQWAGKEVGKIGGVIAIETSLSATEEKKLLDEVGSKYIKSSFNFANAVDNGRDISSELKILGKKYLAQIHASNTDQFWLENDKAIDMPKIKATLDEMKWSGWLIVERSRDVTQVHNVKANYGANVAYLKKIFQN, encoded by the coding sequence ATGAAATTTAAAAGAAATTTAATTGTTGCGCTATTTGTTGTTCTATCAATAACATTTAACAGCTGTGCGACGGCTCAGTCTTCCAACAAAAAGCAAAAATATAAAGTTGCGGTTTGCGACTGGATGATTTTAAAAAGACAAAAATTAGGTTCTTTTGCTTTAGCAGCTGAAATAAAAGCTGATGGAATAGAACTGGATATGGGAGGTTTGGGAAACCGCCCAACTTTCGACAGTAAACTGGGCGATCCTGTAGAAAGACAAAAGTTCTTAGATAAATCAAAAGAAACAGGAGTTGGAATCAGTTCGATTGCGATGTCGGGATTTTATGCACAATCTTTTGCTACAAGAGAAATCACACCCATGATTACAGATTGTATTCAGGCAATGAAAAACATGAAAGTAAAAGTGGCGTATCTTCCGTTAGGAACTCAGACAGACTTAGTTAAAAATCCGGAATTGCGCCCAGAAGTTATTAAAAGATTACAATGGGCTGGAAAGGAAGTTGGTAAAATAGGAGGAGTTATAGCGATTGAAACTTCTTTAAGTGCTACTGAAGAGAAAAAATTATTAGACGAAGTAGGTTCAAAATACATCAAAAGTTCATTCAATTTTGCTAATGCAGTTGATAATGGCAGAGACATTTCATCAGAATTGAAAATTTTAGGAAAGAAATATTTGGCTCAGATTCATGCTTCAAATACCGATCAGTTTTGGCTAGAAAATGACAAAGCGATTGATATGCCAAAAATCAAAGCAACATTAGATGAAATGAAATGGAGTGGATGGCTAATTGTAGAACGTTCTCGCGACGTAACTCAAGTGCACAATGTAAAAGCCAATTACGGAGCAAACGTAGCTTATTTGAAGAAGATTTTCCAGAATTAA
- a CDS encoding alpha-d-galacturonidase gives MGIFNELNYTMKYLQLLFLCLNISLATAQNITVVSDVNSPRAKFGAEKLSETLSAKGFSVTSSDKFKKSKDKVIVIGEKGTDFWKKNAKNAKIDDSKLTKKEGFQIRTQNNVIYIEGTDASGALYGALEVTDKIKASGKLPSEINIDDSPEMVLRGACIGMQKPVYLPGRDVYEYPYTPETFPWFYDKALWIKYLDMLVENRMNSLYLWNGHPFASLVKLKEYPFAVEVSDEDFKKNEEIYKFLTVEANKRGIWVIQMFYNIIVSKPFAEHYNIKTQDRSRPITPLLSDYTRKSIAAFIEKYPNVGLMVCLGEAINTVDDDVEWFTKTIIPGVRDGLQALGKTEEPPIILRSHDTDGPLVMEKSLPLYKNLYTESKYTGESLTTYTPGGPWGETHKQLSALKSIHIENVHILANLEPFRYGSPDFIQKTVKAMHSVHGANALHLYPQASYWDWPYSADKTKSGERLLEMDRDWIWYKAWARYAWDSKRDRNEEVKFWDKDLASKYGTSQEAANNILKAYEETGEIAPKTLRRFGITEGNRQTLLLGMFESQLVNPSKWRVYPGFHESCGPAGELLLEYAKKEWNKEPHSGELPTQIIAEITEHGRLAVEAIDKAEASVTKDKEEFERLKNDIHAYKAFADFFSEKVKAALLVLRYSYSNDIADLDKAMPHLEKSIEYYELLVNLTKDTYYYANSMQTAQRRIPIGGDDGNNKTWAELLPHYERELANFKRNLEKLKSSKDGKIETKEGKPWKPAEVTFIDEKPGTYLVKTGTKVYGTDISELTKIAPELQNLKGFTFVENDQNEKGTHLKFRNTKAVKLVVGYFNSDQKRFLLPPSLETDAAGNAHGQAEVILASAMNLKDLPRVNIHTYTFQPGENKLDLGKGKVLILGFIDADQTITPRDVGYIDAGEKAAIDWLFY, from the coding sequence ATGGGAATTTTTAATGAATTAAATTATACCATGAAATATTTACAATTACTTTTTTTATGTCTTAACATCTCTTTGGCGACAGCGCAGAACATCACTGTTGTGAGTGATGTCAATTCGCCGAGAGCAAAATTTGGAGCAGAGAAATTATCTGAAACCCTTTCAGCAAAAGGATTCAGCGTAACGTCTTCTGATAAATTCAAAAAATCAAAAGATAAAGTAATTGTAATTGGAGAAAAAGGAACCGATTTCTGGAAGAAAAATGCGAAAAACGCTAAAATTGACGATAGCAAATTAACCAAGAAAGAAGGTTTTCAGATTCGTACTCAAAATAATGTAATTTATATTGAAGGAACAGATGCAAGCGGAGCTTTGTATGGCGCTTTAGAAGTAACAGATAAAATTAAAGCTTCAGGAAAACTTCCTTCAGAAATCAATATTGATGATAGCCCGGAAATGGTTTTGAGAGGAGCTTGCATCGGAATGCAGAAACCAGTTTATCTTCCAGGTCGTGACGTTTACGAATATCCGTATACACCAGAAACTTTCCCTTGGTTTTATGATAAAGCTTTATGGATAAAATATTTGGATATGCTGGTAGAAAACCGCATGAACTCTTTGTACTTATGGAACGGGCACCCTTTTGCATCTTTAGTAAAACTAAAAGAATATCCGTTTGCTGTAGAAGTAAGCGACGAAGATTTCAAAAAGAATGAAGAAATCTATAAATTCTTAACCGTAGAAGCCAACAAACGTGGAATCTGGGTCATTCAGATGTTTTATAATATTATTGTTTCTAAGCCTTTTGCAGAGCATTATAACATTAAAACGCAAGATCGTTCGAGACCAATTACGCCTTTGTTGTCAGATTATACCAGAAAATCTATCGCGGCTTTTATCGAAAAATACCCAAATGTTGGTTTAATGGTTTGTTTGGGAGAAGCTATCAATACGGTCGATGATGATGTAGAATGGTTTACTAAAACCATTATTCCGGGTGTTCGCGATGGTTTGCAAGCATTAGGAAAAACAGAAGAACCACCGATTATTTTACGTTCTCATGATACAGACGGGCCTTTGGTGATGGAAAAATCACTTCCGCTATACAAAAACCTTTATACAGAAAGTAAATATACAGGAGAGTCTTTAACAACTTACACTCCGGGCGGACCTTGGGGAGAAACGCATAAACAACTGAGCGCTTTGAAATCAATTCATATTGAGAACGTTCATATTTTGGCAAACTTAGAGCCTTTTAGATACGGTTCTCCAGATTTTATCCAAAAAACGGTTAAAGCAATGCATAGCGTGCACGGAGCCAATGCATTACACTTGTATCCGCAAGCTTCGTATTGGGATTGGCCATATTCGGCAGATAAAACGAAATCAGGAGAACGTTTATTAGAAATGGATCGCGACTGGATTTGGTACAAAGCTTGGGCAAGATACGCTTGGGATAGCAAAAGAGACCGTAATGAAGAAGTAAAATTCTGGGATAAAGATTTGGCTTCGAAGTACGGAACTTCTCAGGAAGCTGCTAACAATATTTTAAAAGCTTACGAAGAAACAGGAGAGATTGCTCCCAAAACATTAAGACGTTTCGGAATTACAGAAGGAAACCGTCAAACTTTATTGTTAGGAATGTTTGAAAGTCAATTGGTAAATCCGTCCAAATGGAGAGTATATCCGGGATTCCACGAATCTTGTGGGCCTGCAGGTGAATTACTTTTAGAATATGCTAAAAAAGAATGGAATAAAGAACCACATTCGGGCGAGCTTCCAACGCAAATTATTGCTGAAATTACAGAACACGGAAGATTAGCTGTTGAAGCAATCGACAAAGCTGAAGCAAGCGTCACTAAAGACAAAGAAGAATTTGAGCGTCTTAAAAATGATATTCATGCTTATAAGGCTTTCGCCGATTTCTTTTCAGAAAAAGTAAAAGCCGCTTTATTGGTTTTAAGATACAGTTATTCGAACGACATTGCCGATTTAGATAAAGCCATGCCTCATTTAGAAAAAAGCATTGAGTATTACGAATTATTGGTAAACTTGACAAAAGATACGTATTACTATGCCAACAGTATGCAGACAGCTCAACGCCGAATTCCGATTGGAGGAGACGACGGAAACAACAAAACCTGGGCAGAATTGTTACCACATTACGAGCGTGAATTGGCTAATTTTAAAAGAAATCTAGAGAAGCTAAAATCTTCTAAAGATGGTAAAATTGAAACAAAAGAAGGAAAACCTTGGAAACCAGCCGAAGTAACTTTCATCGACGAAAAACCGGGAACCTATTTAGTAAAAACCGGAACAAAAGTGTACGGAACAGATATTTCTGAATTGACTAAAATAGCACCAGAGCTTCAAAACTTAAAAGGTTTTACTTTTGTAGAAAACGATCAGAACGAAAAAGGAACACATTTGAAGTTTAGAAATACTAAAGCCGTTAAATTAGTGGTGGGTTATTTCAATTCGGATCAAAAAAGATTTTTATTACCGCCAAGTTTAGAAACTGATGCAGCAGGAAATGCGCACGGTCAAGCTGAAGTAATTCTGGCAAGCGCTATGAATTTAAAAGATTTACCACGTGTAAACATTCATACCTATACTTTCCAGCCGGGCGAGAATAAATTAGATTTAGGAAAAGGAAAGGTATTGATTTTAGGTTTCATCGATGCAGATCAGACGATAACACCACGTGATGTAGGATATATTGATGCAGGAGAAAAAGCAGCTATTGACTGGTTGTTTTATTAA